The segment TGATCCTATGAGAGCGGTTGTCTTCGCAGGTACCAGCATCAGCCACGAGGATGCAAAAGAGATCCTCGATACAACTTACCTGCCACCTGTGGCAAGGGGTGATGTTGATAAGGTCGCCGGTCAGGGCTATGATGTGATCGGTATCATCGATGGTGTTTTCTTTGACAGGGCTGCAGTGGCTCACAAGGAGATCATCCGTGCAATTAAAAAAGGCATCAAGGTCGTTGGAGGGTGCAGCATGGGTGCATTGCGCGCGTCAGAACTTGATGTTCATGGAATGGTCGGTGTGGGTACAGTCTATGGCTGGTACCGGGACGGTGTAATTGAATCCGATGACGAGGTCGCAGTGACAACCAACCCCGAGACCTTTGAACAGG is part of the Methanococcoides methylutens MM1 genome and harbors:
- a CDS encoding TfuA-related McrA-glycine thioamidation protein; amino-acid sequence: MRAVVFAGTSISHEDAKEILDTTYLPPVARGDVDKVAGQGYDVIGIIDGVFFDRAAVAHKEIIRAIKKGIKVVGGCSMGALRASELDVHGMVGVGTVYGWYRDGVIESDDEVAVTTNPETFEQVSLPLVNIRETFRKAVEQGLIDNETCKGLIAITKRIHYPQRSYLGIIKKAVEEGLLEDAEPLLGYCRNNASDVKREDAILVLKKVKEILDAGE